From Daucus carota subsp. sativus chromosome 6, DH1 v3.0, whole genome shotgun sequence:
AATCTGCTATTGTCCCACCAAATTATTGGTTGGGGAATCAGCTGAAACCTTTTTGGGTGTtggcctctttttttttttttatagcacAATTTAGGTTAAAATGCCCAAAATAGCACAGATCATATAATTGCCCCCCTCTACTACATAACTTGCGTTAGTATTTTAgtacataaaatctttttttaaatttattgtagTTCTTTTCAAATGCAAAATGCCCAAATAGCACAGCTCATATAATTGCCCCCCTCTACTACATAACTTGCGTTAGTATTTTGGTATACAGAAAGCTTTTCTCAAATTCATTGTAGTTCTATTCAACTGCAAAATAAGCACACTTGTTTGCATTGAAACACAAAAGCATTTCTGTTATGCGTTGTACACCTGTTTTCATTCTCTTACACATACAATAAGTAAAGTAAAATAATGATGGTGAATTGTACCAACAGTGATAAGTGATAACCTTGCctaaataaaacaattgtatAAAAAGAGATAATAACGTATTTTATATGCACTTCCTGGTGCTAAGAAGGACCATTTTTTGTGAAGTGCTGTTGGGTCTTTTATCTTCAAATTATTCCGAAAGGCCTTTTCGTGGACACATTCATTTCGGAGTCTCCTTGCAGTAGCGTTCTTGATAAGTGGTTATATGTAGTGTGCAataattatgtgtatatataatatatattaagacTTCACTGTGCACTTTGCAGCTGTCTATCATACATTTTCTTGTACTTTCCTTTTTTTCTCCTTGTCTGGCAATTGATTCCTTACAGACTTACTATTGTTCATTCAGGTTCAAATCCTAGGAGCAAACCAAAGAGGGAAAAGACAGAGGAAGAGAAAACTTTTAGAAGAAGGGCGAAATATTTCTTGGTTACCCAGCTTGCTGCTGTTCTTATTTTCCTCTCTCTTATTGGTGGTTCAGAAAACGTTGATATGGAGCttgacaatgatgatgatggtTCAATCTATGGATAAACATTATTagaaaaaactttttttttatacgGCCAGCTACTTTAATGGGAACCTATTAGTACTTGATGAGTCATTCAGAATTTTCCAAGACTTGATACTTGTCTTGATTaaaaacattgttatggaaccAGACATGTCTTTGAACATTTTAGATATGAAGTCATTTTGTAATTCTTCATTGTTATCTCAATTTTGGTCTTAATTTGTAAAATTACACTTTATAAATAACATGGATTCGTTATCATGTGTTTCTTTTTGTTGCCAAATCTTGGTTTATTTGCTGTTAATGGGCTATGGGATTAAAGAGCATAGTTACGTCATTATATCTAGATTCTACCTGAAAATAATTGGCTacttgtgccttaattgagaaATGCAGCAAACCGTTATATTTAAACCGGCTAGTAGAAGTGTAGAACCAGAACTTGAGGCAATAAAGAATAAGTCTTTATCCAACTTAAAATGCTGTACTCGCTTTTCATAATTGCATCAAATAGATTCTTGTAATTAAAGAAGCAGGGGATCTGGTTTGCTAACATTTTAATGAATGTAAACCTTGTTTGTCCACAAAACTACAACTAGCATCTTTCCCAATTACTTTCTAACCTATATTCTTCTGCCTTGTCAAAACTAGCCAAAAACTAGATCATACTTCCcatttttaatatgataatatactGTGGCACAAATAATTTACATTATCTTCCTCGCTAATCTACCTACCAACTGCTAAGTACTCTAAATTTGAGTCCCTCCCAAACTTCGCGACCGCTGGGCACTCTCCCATTGCTTCACTACATCAGCATATCCTTCAGCTGAACTTATAGCAAATTCTGTCAAAGAACTTACAACAACCGACATTCCCGCACAGAGAACCCTAATGGCAACTTCTACCATTTTTTCTGTGCTAAATACATCTTCTTCAAAATTccccacctccaccatctccttCCCACCCGATTCTACTGAAAACCCGCCTCCGTACCTCTTTGAGCCAGTTGGAGTCCTGTGGCGAAAATCTTCTTTCAGCTGCTGTGCATATAGGGAGTCGATACCCGCCACACAAAAATCCATTCCTTCAAGAACTGGAACTTCTCTAACCGCATCGATAAATCTAGACCACTGGATGCAAATACCGTAAATTGGCAGGGACGTTACCATAGATCGACGAGGAGAGAATGGTAAATTTGAAGCATCTGCGTTTGATCTGACACATCGTAGGAGCCATCCTGTTAATGCATGTATGTAGAATCGTTGAGAAGTGATCCATGATTCAAAACAGGCTCTCCAATTTCTAAGCTCGTTTTCAAGGTTGGCAGCTGCACAGGCTAGCCGATGTGGCTCAGTAGGTGACATTAGAGTATATTTCTTTGTTCCAGACAACTTTGACGGAGTTCCTGCCAGTAAAACCTTCGCGTCATCCAATATGCGTTTCTGAGCTAGATGACACTCGGCCATTGCCTTCCACATTCTTGTTAGCCTGTGTATCACCATTGAAATTAACAGGGTGCTTTAGCCAATTGAACATAAGTACGTGCAAGTGCAagtgcacacacacacacacacacacacacacacactctagCAGCATTCATCATTGAAATAGCATGACCttgataaaacattttgcaatgtcTTCGAGGAAAAGTTATATATGATCACATCCTTGGTAAAGCAACTTATAGTTTTTTCAAGtgatgatttatatatatacgaCTAATAGTTACATAGTACCTATGtccacaaatttttttataataaccAGTAACAAAGAATTGAAGAACTGTTGAGATGGTCAATCATCTCAAATATTATTCTATTGGACAAATATGCAAAGACAAAACATGCTACAAAGGTGCTTTTGAATTATATAAGATTGAGTGCGCATTTAGACAATACTTGTGCAAACTTAGCAAAAGGAGGGTGAGATACAGCACACCCTTGGTACAACTACTCCACAGGAAAATTTGTATATGACTAGAAGAGGTCACAGCCTTGGTAAAGCAACTTATAGCTTCTTTAAGTTATAGTATGTATCTGACTATATAGTTTACACAGAAATGTTCACAATAATGTGATAATGACAAGCAATAAAATGCTTTTTATAAATGTTCACAATGCCTGATTTGAGATGATTAATCATTGGAATTTTTTGTAGAAGATATATCGGGGGCAAAAAAGaagcaaaaatattattatggcAGACAAATATTTATGCAGAACAAGACATTTCAGAAAGGTGCTTTCGAGTTATATGTGTTTCAGTGTGCATTATTGACAATACCTGTTTGAAACTTAGCAAAAGGAGGGTGGAGATACTGAGATGAATGGCATCATTTAATTACATTGGAATATGCAAAAATTATGTCAAATGTAAGAACAGAGGACTGGTCATAACTCATACCCTTGTATCAGATCCAATAGCTGCGGTTGCAGCTCTTCATCCCTTAATGTCTCAATCCTCTTTGAGACAGCTTCAACTGAGTGTATTGAAACTTTTATCTGGGTATGCAGATCTCGTATAGCAGCTCTGGTCTTATCTACTGAAGAAGGATCATCTCCTTTTACGTCTTTATTTCGGAGTTGAGAACATTTTTTCTCATAGGTCATACGAAGCCGTTCACCAGCCTGTCAAGGAAAATAACATCAAATGCAATTTCATTTAAATGCCCCTCCACAAGCCTTTTTATCCAAGCTAGATGGTTAAGCGAGGCCAGGCCAATAGGTTGACTGACACAAATACTAACTGCTTAAAAGAAGTTTCTTGAAAAAAGGGATTATTAATGGTTGAAATACTACAATATTTATTTACTAacgttttaataatatatcaacGACAATAAAATAAGTACTCATATAACAGCCAGCTGATGTACACTATTAAGCTGCAGCCTCAACTACTTGTAGACAGACATTAAACCAGCGAATGCATAAATGGCTAAATACATATATGCTAGCCATCTGGTATATATAATGAAACTGAGGTAAATTGGTTTTAATGACATACCCTAACTTCCTGGTAGAGTTTTTTCTCCCAGGCATATAGTTTATCTAGGGTTGTCTGGTGACTACTAGAGAACGTACACGAATCCTCAGAGAAGTCGCTACTGCTTTCATAAGCTTCATCTTTCGAGCTTGAAGAATTGATTGCAAATCTTGATGAAGAAGAGCGTGAAGAAGCTGAACGCAACAAAGCTACAGGATTTAACATTTTCATGgctgccaaaaaaaaaaaaataacaatgcaACTATTATCAGAATTTTAGTAAAATAGACATATACactttttgatgattaattgATGCTAGCAAGAACAATCTTTATACATAAGAAGACAGCAGCATTCTTGTTCATTTGATTGATTGACTCATAAACTTGTTGAGTCAATTGTGATAGCTTGTTGAGTCAATTGTTGATCAATTGTGATAGCTTGTTGAGTTAGCATCAAGCAAGCGAACCATTAACATAAGTACATAAGTGACTTTGACGTTGACGAGTACAGAGTAGAATTTCAATGGAAGCGTTGATCGTAAGATGGGTTAATGGGTTTATTAGGttaacaatatatttaaaaaaaaccttGAGGCTGTTTTCAGACCTGTGAGTTCATTCGATGTTGATGAATACTGAGATTTGCTGGCTTCTAATATAGCTGACACCTCAAGAGCAGAATTGCAAATGATCTTGAACTGAGCTTCAAGATCTTTAACAACCTCTGTCATGCTAGTGGGCCTTCGGTTTACGTAAACAGTAAAACCTGGGGTTTCCACATGAGCATCCCTGTTATCACCAACTGCTGTTTCTTGGTTGCTAACTTGCCCGGAATTCTGCGATTTTGAAACTTCTAGCTTTTGACTTCCTCGAGACTTTTTCACTTCTAGCTCGGCCTTAACAGGTCCTATTACTTCATGTTCAGACTCATGTCCACTGTCTGTTACATAatcatcatcgtcatcatcatcactgtcatcatcTTCGACGAGAACTTCTTCTCTGGCACTGTTAAGCACAACTCTAGCTTGCTCATTCTTCACGTGAACCCTAGGTTCAAGGTCTTCTTGTTCGGTCTCCTCCTCCAACTCAGGAATCCCTTCTTCTTCTCGAACTTGTCTCAGCCCAGACATGTCATCATCTAAAACAGTATGATCAATACTGGTTCTTGTAGGATAGCCATAGttatccaatgatgaaaatgggtTCCAAAAGAAATCCCATTGGGAGGTACGTGGTGAAGGGGGAGGAAAACTTGGTCGATGGATGGGGGAGTAATTGAAAAATGAGTTGTTCATTGTTGGAGACTGCATTGCAAAAAATCCATCCATCTCATACTGGTGAATGGGTGAATAAGCTTCAACCCTAACTGTTTCCGGGGAGTTTGGTCTCTCCTCAACAGAAACCGAAGGAGTTCCGCCAGATCTTAAATAACTTACTTTAATGGTTGAGTTGGGTGTGGACTGTATAGGTGCTGCAGTAAAAGATTTTGGTGATATAGAGATGAATCCGGAGCTCGATTTCTTCATTGGTGTGAAGGCTGGGGTTATGAATGCATCTAGATCATGTGACTCATCTCCTTCAATATAATCTCGGAGAGCAGCAGAAACTCTTCGTAAAGATTGGATATAAGCAGCATGCGCGGAGGCGAATCGCATTCTATGCTCGACAGCTTGTTTAATGAAGTTCTTTCTATCTTTGCAAATCTGAACTGCCTCTTCATCATCCAATTTAGACGTAGAACATCCCATCCCCCCACTTCTCTCTTACTGACTGACTCTCCAGTCTCTGTGATTTTTCCAGCCGTAACTTAAAATGCAAATCACAAGGGAGTGCTTTTACAGTCTTCACAAGTTATTCTGCAAGCTGTTCATAAGAAGCAGAGTTGTTCATATGAATAAGTTTGTACATGTAGAAGTGCAAAAAAGAAAGAGATCATGAAACTGTAAAAGAAAAGTTTCTATCAAACATATAATTCACTTGGTACTGAAATATGTGTGAAAAGAAGTATACATCTATATAAACAAAGAACTATATAAACCACAGTTTGCAAGTCATCAGATGATTACCTATGATAAATTCTTCTCAAAGTTCAAACACCgaaaatttatatcatataatacataaagAACAAGTAGAAAGAAATTGATTGCACacaaatattaaagaaaaagaGGAAAATAATATACGATCATGATAAACAAAGAAAAGATCAATTATTGGAACTTAATTGAAATTCGAGAAAAAGAAACAGATtttgagggggagtgttatgaTTGAAATACATAAAAGGTAAAGGAGAAAGCAGAAATGGATACAAATTGggtttatataatttgaattgccTGTAAAAGTAGTGATACAAGAGGGGCTACAAGTCACATAAAAGAATAGAAGAAACTAAAGTTGTAAAGCATATCAATGTCACATGATGAAGTCTGCatacattacatatataaacacTAAAAAATTCCATAGATAcacaaaattgaaaatgaagatgaggAAATAGGCGTGAGCCAAGAACCCTTATTAAACAAAGCTAATTAAACAGGAAGCTAAATACAGACAATGCTAATTCTAAAATTCATTGAAGAATATAAAAAGAGGGTTCAAAATTGCAGAAAATCCAATTAGAACAATAATACAATTTCATGGGGTTGAAGTTAGAGGGAATGAAGAAAACCCACATCTGAAAATCAAGACTTCAAAACACAGACTGAATATAAAAGTCAAGATTATATgcaaaaaaaactttaaaaaaagtaCATACATGATAGCTAAATGAAAGCTTAGGGGATTATACAAAATAGGGAATAGATACAAGAAAGAGTTAGAGAAAAAATGGTACCTGGCGGGGAAGAAGGGAAACGAAATAGCATAAGGATGATGAGATAGAAGAGGAGAGTGCAgaggaggggagagagagagagagagagggagagagaaagcAACGGTCAAAAACACTGCTTCTAATCTTTTTTAAAGGAGGGGGAACCAAACTAAAGTCCAGCAAAACACCGGTACCCACCCAACACAACAAAAGCAGGTTAATAATCTATACATGTGGGCATATAATTTAGAGGATagaataatataatcaaatattttaaatatttgttcatttttaaaatatatatatgtaggccaacattccagagagggactccttatatggagttacatagtgcgccactataaatcatcaattttattacaaattctgttataaaatacatataaaacgtgattctaatatagaatactataaaatatatctattttaagtaatttaacacttaaaatttgatgaaaaaactatattttcgaaactgattctacaacagaataattctggatgattattattctgttatagaatcatgttgagatattg
This genomic window contains:
- the LOC108224287 gene encoding nitrate regulatory gene2 protein, translating into MGCSTSKLDDEEAVQICKDRKNFIKQAVEHRMRFASAHAAYIQSLRRVSAALRDYIEGDESHDLDAFITPAFTPMKKSSSGFISISPKSFTAAPIQSTPNSTIKVSYLRSGGTPSVSVEERPNSPETVRVEAYSPIHQYEMDGFFAMQSPTMNNSFFNYSPIHRPSFPPPSPRTSQWDFFWNPFSSLDNYGYPTRTSIDHTVLDDDMSGLRQVREEEGIPELEEETEQEDLEPRVHVKNEQARVVLNSAREEVLVEDDDSDDDDDDDYVTDSGHESEHEVIGPVKAELEVKKSRGSQKLEVSKSQNSGQVSNQETAVGDNRDAHVETPGFTVYVNRRPTSMTEVVKDLEAQFKIICNSALEVSAILEASKSQYSSTSNELTAMKMLNPVALLRSASSRSSSSRFAINSSSSKDEAYESSSDFSEDSCTFSSSHQTTLDKLYAWEKKLYQEVRAGERLRMTYEKKCSQLRNKDVKGDDPSSVDKTRAAIRDLHTQIKVSIHSVEAVSKRIETLRDEELQPQLLDLIQGLTRMWKAMAECHLAQKRILDDAKVLLAGTPSKLSGTKKYTLMSPTEPHRLACAAANLENELRNWRACFESWITSQRFYIHALTGWLLRCVRSNADASNLPFSPRRSMVTSLPIYGICIQWSRFIDAVREVPVLEGMDFCVAGIDSLYAQQLKEDFRHRTPTGSKRYGGGFSVESGGKEMVEVGNFEEDVFSTEKMVEVAIRVLCAGMSVVVSSLTEFAISSAEGYADVVKQWESAQRSRSLGGTQI